Proteins encoded within one genomic window of Halomonas sp. YLGW01:
- the dnaA gene encoding chromosomal replication initiator protein DnaA: protein MSVALWQQCLDYLQDELSAQQFNTWIRPLQAEEGESNELCLLAPNRFVRDWVSDKYAKRISELMRELSPAKPPKVSLSVGSRRAAPAPQPRELGNPVSAGPRPAPAGPAVHTPPRGDYADEREIDQMRDEGARRPAANPRQVQVEGSLKHQSGLNPNFTFETFVEGKSNQLARAASRQVSENPGGAYNPLFLYGGVGLGKTHLMHAVGNQLAGRSENAKVVYLHSERFVADMVKALQLNAINDFKRFYRSVDALLIDDIQFFAGKERSQEEFFHTFNALLEGGQQMILTSDRYPKEISGVEERLKSRFGWGLTVAIEPPELETRVAILMKKADQAKVDLPHDAAFFIAQKIRSNVRELEGALKKVIADSHFMGKTITQDFIRESLKDLLALQDKQVGVDNIQRTVAEYYKIKLADLLSKRRSRSVARPRQVAMALAKELTNHSLPEIGDAFGGRDHTTVLHACRKVQALQEENADIREDYKNLLRLLTS, encoded by the coding sequence GTGTCTGTCGCTCTTTGGCAACAATGTCTGGATTACCTGCAGGACGAACTGAGCGCCCAGCAGTTCAATACCTGGATCCGTCCCTTGCAGGCGGAAGAAGGCGAGTCCAACGAGCTTTGCCTGTTGGCCCCCAATCGCTTCGTGCGCGATTGGGTCAGTGATAAGTACGCCAAGCGCATCAGTGAGCTGATGCGTGAACTGTCGCCGGCGAAGCCTCCCAAGGTGTCGCTGTCTGTCGGCAGTCGGCGGGCCGCGCCTGCGCCCCAGCCGCGTGAGTTGGGTAACCCCGTTTCTGCTGGCCCGCGCCCGGCGCCGGCTGGGCCGGCGGTGCATACGCCCCCCCGGGGCGATTACGCCGATGAGCGCGAGATCGATCAGATGCGGGATGAGGGGGCCAGGCGTCCTGCCGCTAACCCCCGTCAGGTGCAGGTCGAGGGCAGCCTCAAGCACCAGAGCGGCCTCAACCCCAACTTCACCTTCGAAACCTTCGTCGAGGGCAAGTCGAACCAGTTGGCCCGTGCCGCCTCGCGGCAGGTCTCCGAGAATCCCGGGGGCGCCTATAACCCGTTGTTCCTGTATGGCGGTGTCGGCCTGGGCAAGACGCACCTGATGCATGCGGTGGGCAACCAGCTGGCCGGGCGCAGCGAGAACGCCAAGGTGGTCTATCTGCATTCCGAGCGTTTCGTGGCCGACATGGTCAAGGCGCTGCAGCTCAACGCCATCAATGACTTCAAACGCTTCTACCGCAGCGTGGATGCCCTGCTGATCGACGATATCCAGTTCTTCGCCGGTAAGGAGCGCTCCCAGGAAGAGTTCTTCCATACCTTCAATGCGCTGCTCGAAGGCGGTCAGCAGATGATCCTGACCTCTGACCGTTATCCTAAGGAAATCAGTGGGGTAGAGGAGCGTCTCAAGTCACGCTTCGGCTGGGGACTGACGGTGGCCATCGAGCCGCCGGAGCTCGAGACTCGGGTCGCGATCCTGATGAAGAAGGCCGATCAGGCCAAGGTCGACCTGCCTCACGACGCGGCCTTCTTCATTGCCCAGAAGATTCGCTCCAATGTGCGCGAGCTCGAAGGGGCCCTCAAGAAGGTCATCGCCGATTCCCATTTCATGGGCAAGACGATTACCCAGGACTTCATCCGCGAGTCCCTGAAGGACCTGCTGGCCCTGCAAGACAAGCAGGTGGGGGTCGACAACATCCAGCGCACCGTCGCCGAGTACTACAAGATCAAGCTGGCCGATCTGCTCTCCAAGCGTCGCTCGCGCTCGGTGGCGCGCCCTCGTCAGGTGGCCATGGCCCTGGCCAAGGAGCTTACCAACCATAGCCTGCCGGAGATCGGCGACGCCTTCGGTGGGCGCGATCACACCACGGTGCTGCATGCCTGCCGCAAAGTGCAGGCCCTGCAGGAAGAGAACGCGGATATTCGCGAAGACTACAAGAACCTGTTGCGCCTGCTGACCAGCTGA
- the dnaN gene encoding DNA polymerase III subunit beta produces MKFSISREALLRPLALVAGVVERRQTLPVLSNVLIQVQDTQVALTGTDLEVELIGRTAPSQVDEPGSATVPARKLMDICKSLPEQSEIQFVLEDGRAVLRSGRSRFTLSTLPVAEFPNIEDGQGSVELSLPRGTLKHLIESTSFAMAQQDVRYYLNGMLLELRSNLVRTVSTDGHRLAVCSRPADIEVEPAQKLIVPRKGVLELSRLLDDSDEPVSLTLGSTHVRAHTGEFTFTSKLVDGKFPDYERVVPRNGDKVFIADRAELRQVLSRTSILSNEKYRGVRLHLEEGNLRVMANNPEQEEAEENVAIEYSGPAMEIGFNVGYLIDVLGVLDEDRVQMTLADPNSSALMEEPGGGDAMYVVMPMRL; encoded by the coding sequence ATGAAATTTTCCATCTCCCGCGAAGCCCTGCTGCGCCCTCTGGCGCTGGTCGCCGGCGTGGTCGAGCGACGCCAGACCCTGCCGGTACTGTCCAATGTGCTGATCCAGGTTCAAGACACCCAGGTAGCCCTGACCGGCACCGACCTCGAGGTCGAGCTGATCGGCCGCACCGCCCCGAGCCAGGTTGATGAGCCGGGCTCGGCCACGGTGCCGGCACGCAAGCTGATGGATATCTGCAAGTCGCTGCCCGAGCAGTCCGAGATCCAGTTCGTGCTGGAAGACGGGCGTGCCGTGCTACGCAGCGGTCGCTCACGCTTCACGTTGTCCACCCTGCCGGTGGCCGAGTTTCCCAATATCGAGGACGGCCAGGGCAGCGTCGAGCTCAGCCTGCCGCGGGGCACCCTGAAGCACCTGATCGAGTCGACCTCCTTCGCTATGGCGCAGCAGGACGTGCGCTACTACCTGAACGGCATGCTGCTCGAGCTGCGCTCCAATCTGGTGCGCACCGTGTCGACCGACGGTCACCGCCTGGCGGTCTGCTCTCGCCCGGCCGACATCGAGGTCGAACCGGCCCAGAAGTTGATCGTGCCGCGTAAGGGGGTGCTCGAGCTGTCGCGCCTGCTCGACGACAGCGACGAACCGGTCAGTCTGACACTGGGCTCCACCCATGTGCGCGCTCATACCGGCGAGTTCACCTTCACCTCGAAGCTGGTCGACGGCAAGTTCCCGGACTACGAGCGGGTGGTGCCGCGTAACGGTGACAAGGTGTTCATCGCCGACCGCGCCGAGTTGCGTCAGGTGCTGTCACGGACCTCGATCCTGTCCAACGAGAAGTATCGTGGCGTTCGACTGCACCTCGAGGAGGGCAACCTGCGGGTCATGGCCAACAACCCCGAGCAGGAAGAGGCTGAAGAGAACGTGGCCATCGAGTATTCAGGGCCGGCCATGGAAATCGGCTTCAATGTCGGCTATCTGATCGATGTGTTGGGGGTGCTCGACGAGGACCGCGTGCAGATGACCCTGGCCGATCCCAACAGCAGCGCCCTGATGGAAGAACCGGGCGGCGGCGATGCCATGTACGTGGTCATGCCGATGCGCCTCTGA
- the recF gene encoding DNA replication/repair protein RecF yields MTLDRLAFMGLRNLSRLEMTPRPGINVIVGANGSGKTSLLEGIHILGMGRSFRTQQLKHAIDHDQQAMTLHGRLVGDPSVPLGIRRRRDQAELEMRMAGERVARVSQLVEALPLQLINPDAFRLLEGAPSARREFLDWGVFHVEHEFLEAWRRVRRALKHRNALLRRDRMDGRSLDVWDHELAQWSERLDALRHAYMDAFLPVFEDTLDELLPLPGLSLRYSRGWDRQRSLAEVLRQGRDTDSQMGFTQQGPQRADLKLRVQRRPAVEVLSRGQQKLVVSALKLAQGRLLEMATGRTCIYLIDDLPAELDAAHRQVFCRWLERMECQVFITTVDPEVLAGGWQSTTPVAMFHVEHGRLAAYGMKDFTTE; encoded by the coding sequence ATGACCCTCGATCGTCTCGCCTTCATGGGGTTGCGTAACCTCTCCCGCCTGGAAATGACGCCCCGGCCGGGGATCAACGTCATCGTCGGAGCCAATGGCAGCGGCAAGACCAGTCTCCTCGAGGGGATCCATATCCTTGGTATGGGGCGCTCCTTCCGCACCCAGCAGCTCAAGCACGCCATCGATCATGACCAGCAGGCGATGACCCTCCATGGGCGTCTGGTCGGCGACCCGTCGGTGCCGCTAGGCATTCGCCGGCGTCGCGACCAAGCCGAGCTAGAAATGCGCATGGCCGGCGAGCGGGTAGCTCGGGTCTCCCAGCTGGTCGAGGCGCTCCCCCTTCAGCTGATCAATCCCGATGCCTTCCGGTTACTGGAAGGGGCGCCTTCCGCACGTCGCGAGTTTCTCGACTGGGGCGTGTTTCACGTGGAACACGAGTTCCTCGAGGCCTGGCGCCGCGTGCGGCGGGCTCTGAAACATCGGAATGCGCTTCTCAGGCGTGATAGAATGGATGGTCGTTCACTGGACGTCTGGGACCACGAGCTGGCGCAATGGAGCGAGCGTCTGGACGCGCTGCGGCACGCCTATATGGATGCCTTTCTGCCGGTGTTCGAGGACACGCTCGACGAGCTGCTTCCGCTGCCTGGCCTGAGCCTGCGCTACTCGCGAGGCTGGGATCGGCAGCGCAGCCTCGCGGAGGTGCTGCGCCAGGGACGGGACACCGATAGCCAGATGGGCTTCACCCAGCAGGGTCCGCAGCGAGCCGATCTGAAGCTTCGCGTGCAGCGACGTCCGGCGGTCGAGGTGCTGTCTCGCGGCCAGCAGAAGCTGGTGGTCAGCGCACTCAAGCTGGCTCAGGGGCGGTTGCTGGAGATGGCCACGGGGCGGACCTGCATCTACCTGATCGATGATCTGCCTGCCGAACTCGATGCGGCTCACCGTCAGGTGTTCTGCCGCTGGTTGGAGCGCATGGAGTGCCAGGTGTTCATCACCACTGTCGATCCCGAGGTTCTCGCTGGGGGCTGGCAGTCGACAACGCCAGTGGCAATGTTTCACGTGGAACATGGCCGGCTGGCGGCATACGGAATGAAAGACTTCACGACGGAGTAG